ACCTCAACTCATTCGTTCAATCATGAAATTGTCAGATGTCATCTTATGTGTAACGGAGCATTCTTTGACACATACACAGGCTAGAAAAGAAGCTTCTGAAGCCGGTGCTAGAGTAGCTACGATGCCAGGCGTTTCATTAGATATGCTAGAAAATGGTGCGATTTCAGCTGATTATGATGAAGTCCAAGATCTAACTGAGAAGTATTGCCAACATTTAGATCGTGGAGAAGAGGTTAAACTTGTAAAAGGTGAGCATGAATTAACGTTTTCTATAAAAAACAGAAAAAGTATTAGGAGCACAGGTGTGTTCAAGCAAAAAGGCGCGTCTGGTAATGTACCGTCTGGAGAAAGTTACATAGCTCCCATCGAAGATTCTGCAAATGGAACAGTGTTGATCGATGGTGCGATCAGTAACATAGGTGTACTTGATGAACCGATCATTTTAAAGATCGATTCTGGAAGGTTAGTTGATGCTACAGGAAAAGATGGTCAAAAGTTATTAGATCTCCTAGGTGAGGGTGATGGGCGAACCATTGCTGAGTTCGGTATAGGCACAAATAAGAGAGCTCGTTTAATCGGTAATATCTTGGAAGATGAGAAAGTTTTTGGAACAGTACATATTGCATTTGGTAGCAATAAATCTTTTGGAGGAACGACGGATGCAGGTGTACATATTGATTGCATTATAAAAAAGCCGAGTGTGTTGATCGATTCGCAGGAAGTTTTGAACTTTAACTAATATGTAATTATATGTAAAATAGGAATACTTTAGTGAACGATTCCCCACTTAGCTGCGCTGAAGTGGAAGCTTCTTAGTTCCAACGCTCAAGTCAGAGGATCCTTGCATGACAAAAGCAATCTTTCAACTTCCTAAGCTCGTATGGGACAATGTTCGAGAAAAGGAAGCTAAACAGCAAAAGCTTTCAATGAGACGCCCGAGTTTGTTATTCACCAGTTTCTAGATGTACATCTTGGCAACAGCATTATGAACGATTTTTTACCGGAAAAGTAATCATATTACGAAAAAATCAGTATGTCTTTTGTGTTGCGAGAGAAAATGAAAGTAGTGCATACGTGTGAAAGGTTGTACAATAGAACAGTGAATAGACCGTAGTTGAACGGACTTGATAGAAACGAGGATCAGCAATATGACATCATTTAACGATTTTTCGTTGCACCCGCATTTGCTTAATGCTTTAGAAGAAAAGCGGATTCAGCAACCAACCGATATTCAAAGACAAACCATTCCAATGATTTTGCGTCGCAAAGATGTGATCGCCCAGGCACAAACCGGCACAGGAAAAACACTCGCTTATTTGCTGCCCATTCTTCATCAACTTGATGCCTCCAACCATGGGGTTCAGGCATTAATTGTCGCACCGACACGTGAATTGGCATTACAAATTACGGCAGAAGCGTCAGATTTGCTGGCTCACGATGATATGGATGTGCTGGCGCTCTACGGTGGTCAACAGGTTGAA
Above is a genomic segment from Litoribacterium kuwaitense containing:
- a CDS encoding aminopeptidase, with translation MRLIDTAKSVLLKNLTLKKGENVLIITDDEKQDIADLFYQAGQELLHETTIVKMQTRKKSGEEPPQLIRSIMKLSDVILCVTEHSLTHTQARKEASEAGARVATMPGVSLDMLENGAISADYDEVQDLTEKYCQHLDRGEEVKLVKGEHELTFSIKNRKSIRSTGVFKQKGASGNVPSGESYIAPIEDSANGTVLIDGAISNIGVLDEPIILKIDSGRLVDATGKDGQKLLDLLGEGDGRTIAEFGIGTNKRARLIGNILEDEKVFGTVHIAFGSNKSFGGTTDAGVHIDCIIKKPSVLIDSQEVLNFN